A single Pyxicephalus adspersus chromosome 8, UCB_Pads_2.0, whole genome shotgun sequence DNA region contains:
- the RHO gene encoding rhodopsin, whose amino-acid sequence MNGTEGPNFYIPMSNKTGVVRSPFEYPQYYLAEPWKYSVLAAYMFMLILLGFPINFMTLYVTIQHKKLRTPLNYILLNLAFANHFMVLCGFTITMYTSLHGYFVFGQNGCYFEGFFATLGGEIALWSLVVLAIERYVVVCKPMSNFRFSENHAFMGVAFTWIMALACAVPPLFGWSRYIPEGMQCSCGVDYYTLKPEVNNESFVIYMFVVHFLIPLIIIFFCYGRLVCTVKEAAAQQQESATTQKAEKEVTRMVIIMVVFFLICWVPYAYVAFYIFTHQGSEFGPIFMTVPAFFAKSSAIYNPVIYIMLNKQFRNCMITTLCCGKNPFGDEDASSAATSKTESTSVSTSQVSPA is encoded by the exons ATGAATGGAACAGAAGGTCCCAACTTTTACATCCCCATGTCCAACAAGACTGGAGTGGTACGAAGCCCCTTCGAATACCCTCAGTATTACCTGGCAGAGCCATGGAAGTATTCAGTATTGGCTGCCTACATGTTCATGCTTATTCTCCTCGGGTTCCCAATCAACTTCATGACCCTGTATGTGACCATCCAGCACAAGAAGCTCCGAACACCCTTAAATTACATCTTGCTAAACTTGGCGTTTGCCAACCACTTCATGGTCCTGTGTGGATTCACCATCACGATGTACACCTCCCTCCATGGATACTTTGTGTTCGGACAGAATGGTTGCTACTTTGAAGGCTTCTTCGCTACCCTTGGTG GTGAAATAGCTCTTTGGTCTCTTGTGGTGTTGGCCATTGAGCGATACGTTGTGGTCTGCAAGCCTATGAGCAATTTCCGATTTAGTGAGAACCATGCTTTCATGGGTGTGGCATTCACCTGGATCATGGCCCTGGCTTGCGCTGTTCCTCCTCTCTTCGGCTGGTCCAG ATACATCCCTGAGGGAATGCAGTGTTCATGTGGAGTTGACTACTACACTCTGAAGCCTGAGGTCAACAATGAGTCCTTTGTCATCTACATGTTCGTTGTTCACTTCCTCATTCCTCTGATCATCATTTTCTTCTGCTATGGACGTCTGGTCTGCACTGTGAAAGAG GCTGCAGCACAACAGCAGGAATCAGCCACCACCCAGAAGGCTGAGAAAGAAGTCACCCGCATGGTTATCATTATGGTTGTTTTCTTCTTGATTTGCTGGGTCCCCTATGCCTATGTAGCTTTCTACATCTTTACCCACCAAGGCTCAGAATTCGGCCCGATCTTCATGACCGTGCCAGCTTTCTTTGCCAAGAGCTCTGCCATCTACAACCCTGTCATCTACATTATGCTGAACAAACAG TTCCGTAACTGCATGATCACCACCCTGTGCTGTGGCAAGAATCCCTTTGGAGATGAAGATGCCTCCTCTGCTGCCACTTCTAAGACAGAATCTACCTCTGTCTCCACCAGCCAGGTGTCTCCTGCATAA
- the H1-8 gene encoding histone H1.8 codes for MAPKKAVAASKEAAPEVAVETKTVAPKTTKLKTLVNPSTLAMVVEVLKKNSERKGTSVQAIRASILSAHPTVDPVRLKSLLRNALNKGIETGVLIRPPKSSATGATGRFKLAKPLPKTKEGSSSNTSENVDPDAQPKEEKPKKKAAKKAKSTESEGEKPEMKADTSSNKEKSSEEKPKATKRKKDAEEESESPTEPKKTKVKKADDGSKTKKKPDKEKAETSEKSTKKVLKDSDENPTAKTSKKGKK; via the exons ATGGCGCCAAAGAAGGCTGTTGCTGCTAGCAAGGAAGCTGCTCCTG AGGTTGCTGTTGAAACTAAAACTGTGGCCCCAAAGACAACCAAGCTAAAAACCTTGGTTAACCCTTCTACACTGGCCATGGTAGTGGAGGTCTTGAAGAAGAACTCGGAAAGGAAGGggacctctgtgcaagccatacgTGCCAGTATCCTGTCTGCTCATCCTACTGTGGACCCTGTGAGGCTCAAATCTCTGCTGAGGAATGCTCTGAACAAGGGGATAGAGACAGGAGTCCTTATTCGGCCACCCAAATCCAGTGCTACCGGAGCCACAGGGCGCTTTAAG CTAGCAAAACCACTGCCAAAGACCAAGGAGGGGAGCAGCAGCAATACGTCAGAGAATGTGGACCCCGATGCCCAGCCAAAGGAGGAGAAGCCCAAGAAAAAGGCTGCAAAGAAAGCCAAGTCTACAGAGTCGGAAG gTGAGAAACCAGAGATGAAGGCCGACACTTCCTCAAATAAAGAAAAGTCTTCTGAG GAGAAACCCAAAGCCACCAAACGCAAGAAAGATGCAGAGGAGGAATCGGAGAGCCCTACAGAACCCAAAAAGACAAAGGTCAAAAAAGCAGATGATGGTAGCAAAACCAAGAAGAAGCCTGACAAAGAAAAAGCAGAGACTTCTGAAAAGAGCACCAAAAAAGTTCTTAAGGACTCTGATGAAAATCCCACTGCCAAAACGAGCAAGAAAGGGAAAAAGTGA